A region of the Agrobacterium sp. RAC06 genome:
CACAACCTGCCACCAGAGCGACGGCTCCGACAAGGGCATTCCATCGATCACCAACTGGCCCGCTGCCGATTTCGTCGTCGCCATGCACGCCTACAAGCGCAAGCTCAGGCCGCATCCGGTGATGCAGATGATGGCAGGTCGTCTGTCGGAAGAAGAGATCGCCGCCCTCGCCGCCTATTTCGAAGAGGTTCAATAACCACGGGTGGAATCAACCGCTCAGGGAACGACAAAAGGGGAGAACGCTCATGAAACTGACAAGACGTACACTCATCGGATCGGGCCTGACGGCTGCAGCACTTCTCGCGGCACCCTCGGTTTTCGGTCAGGCAAAGCCGAAGATCGTGATCATCGGCGGTGGAGCGGGTGGCGCAACAGCCGCTCGCTATCTCGCCAAGGACGGTGCAGGCGCGCTGGATGTGACGCTGGTGGAAGCCAATCCTGTTTATACGACCTGCTTCTTCTCCAATCTCTATCTCGGCGGTTTCCGCGAATTCGAAAGCCTCCAGCACGGATATGACAAGATCGCAGCCGGCGGCGTCACCGTAATCAACGATCTCGCCACCGGCGTTGACCGCAACGCCCGGACTGTGACGCTGGCGGGTGGCCAGACGCTTGCCTATGATCGGCTGATCCTGTCTCCCGGTATCGACTTCAAGGATGGGTCCGTGCCGGGCTGGTCGGTCGAGGCGGCGGAAAAGATGCCGCATGCCTATAAGGCTGGGCCGCAGACGCAACTGCTGAAGTCGATGGTGGAGGCGATGCCGGCGGGTGGCGTCTTTGCGATGATTGCGCCGCCCAATCCTTACCGTTGTCCTCCCGGTCCTTACGAGCGGATCAGCATGATCGCTCATCTGCTGAAACAGAAAAACCCGACCGCCAAGATCATGGTGCTCGACCCGAAGGACAAATACTCGAAACAGGCCCTCTTCGAAGAAGGCTGGGCGAAGCATTATGACGGCATGATCGATTGGATCGGTCCGGATTTCGGGGGCGGTGCCGTGGAAGTTCGTCCGGACAGCATGGAAATCGTGGTCGACGGAACGGTGGAAAAGATCGATGCCTGCAACGTGATCCCCGGCCAGATTGCTGGCAAGATCGCACAGATTGCAGCCGTCACCGACGACAAGGGCTGGGCTCCCGTGCATCCGGAAAACATGAAGTCCAAGATGGACGACAATGTCTATGTGCTCGGCGATTCCAGCGCCCAGGGGGACATGCCGAAATCGGGTTTCTCGGCGAACAGTCAGGCGAAGGTTGCGGCCATGTCCATCCGCGGCGAGCTCCTGGGATCGAAGGTATTCCCTGCGAAATACTCGAATACCTGCTGGTCACTGATTGCGCCCGATGACGGCGTCAAGGTCGGTGCTTCCTATCAGCCTACGCCCGAGAAGATTGCGTCAGTGGAAAGCTTCATCAGCCAGACGGGCGAGGACGCGGCTTTGCGCAAAGCGACCTACGAGGAAAGCCTCGGCTGGTACGAGGGTATCACCACGGACATGTTCGGCTGATCGAAAACAAGGGAGGTGGCCCTCAGGGCTGCCTCCAGGACTTGGAGGGAATGATGTTGCTGCGGCGTAGATTTCTGGCAGGCATGGGTGCTTTCGGCGCGGCCGCGCTCCTGGGGCCGCAACGTGTATGGGCGTCCGCGCAGATAGCATTCGGTGACGTCCGGATCGACACGCTCTCGGACGGAAACCTTATGCTGCCGGCTGACTTCATCCTTGGCGGCATGCCGGAGGCCGAGCTCAAGGTGGTCGTCGAGGCTTTCGGCTTGTCGAGGGATCAACTGACCCCGCCATGCAACGTCACCCTGTTGCGCGATGGAACCCATACCGTTCTGTTCGATGTGGGGGCCGGCCCCGATTTTCAACCCTCAGCCGGCAAACTGGCCGAAGCCTTGAACCTGCTCAATGTGCCCGCCGAAGATGTCACCCATGTGGTGTTCACCCATGCTCATCCGGATCATCTGTGGGGCGTGCTTGATGATTTCGATGAACCGGTCTTTGCCAATGCCGCACACCTGATCGGACGCGCCGAGTTCGACTACTGGACAGATCCCGACACCGTTACCTCCATCGATCCGGCCCGCACGACGTTTGCCGTCGGCGCCGCCCGTCGCCTCTCCGCCATGGCCGATAGTCTCACCTTGCTGGAGGATGGCGGTGACGTCCTACCCGGTGTCGTTGCTCATCTCACGCCCGGCCACACGCCGGGCCACATGTCGTTTCGCGTAGGCGAGGGGCAGGACGCCGTCATGGTGGTCGGGGATGCCATCGGCAATCACCATGTAGCCTTCGTCCATCCCGAATGGAAGTCGGGCTCGGATCAGGATGCCGAGATGGCCGCGCGAACACGAGTGACGCTGCTTGACGACATGGCCAGGGACAAGACAGCGATCATCGGTTTTCATCTGCCGGATGGTGGTATCGGTCATGTCGAGAGAGAGGCCACAGGTTACCGGTTCGTCACTGGAGTCTGAGCCAGGCCGTGAACGACATCGGCACTGGCATTCGACTGATCAATCAGGAAATCCGTCAACACGGCTCCCACCCACATGCAGAAGAGGGCGAGCCAGGCAGTTGCTGCAAACACCGAGCCGCCCGTCACACCTGCTCCGATCGCACAGCCGCCGGCCAGCATCGCGCCGAAGCCCATGAGCACCGCGCCCAGCATCGAGCGGCGCATCTGTGTCTCGTGGGTGAAACCTTCGAATTTTAGCTGCCTGGAAAGGAGAGCGGACAGGAATGCCCCGAACACGACCCCAGGGATCAGGCCGATCTCAAAATCGAGTGCATGGTCTTCCGTCAGGAGGAACATCAGGGTGCTTGCCGAAGGGCCGGAGAAGGTAAGGGAATTGACTGTCACGGGCTCGAAAGCGGATTGTGCCAGAGAGAATGTGAAGATCCAACCAACCGCAACCGCGAAGCCCACGCCAGCGGCAAAGAACAATTTCGTCCATCCAATTTGGCGCCGAATGGCGAGAAACACGGCGAATGCGGCCGTCACCAGTCCGAGTATCAGCCCGCTTCCTGCCGGCGCGCCGATCATGGCAAGTAGATCGACATTCTGGCCGGCCGGTGTCGTCCAGAATGCAGCAAGATAGCTGCGCGCTGGAGCAAGCCAACCGTGCAGAGCCATCTGGGCAACGACAGCAAAGATCAGCCCCGAGATGAGTGAGCGCAAATTTCCAGTGGAGGCGAGGACCAGCAATCGGCCAGAACATCCCCTGGCGAGCACCATCCCGATGCCGAACATCAGCCCGCCGATGACGGCACCCGACCAACTGCCGGTGATCGACATCACCCGTGACGCGGACGGATCGAACAGGCCGGCCAAAATGGCAGCCTGCACCCAGACGACAGCGGTGGAAAAGGTCAGAAGCCAGACAGCCATTCTGGGCCCGACCTCGCGTCTGGCGACTTCAACCGTTGCTGCGCGTAGGCAGAAAGAGGATCTCTGCGCAGAAAAGCCGAAGATCGCTCCGGTGAGCGCGCCCAACAGCGCACCCAGCGCCGCCTCATCGAGGAGATCGAGCAGAGGAGCGAAATCCATTTTGAGTCCTGCCGGTGGTTGGGCAACAATATGAATATAAGAATAGTTCGAATTATATATGTCGTCAATTCATCGTCGGTTCAAATGCTGCTTGTCCTTCCCAAGCACCGTTGGCACACCGCATTACGGGTTTTCAGAACCGTCGGCGATGGGTAGGATGACGGTTGCCCGTAAGCCACCTTCTGCCCGGTTAAGAAGTGTGACATCCCCGCCCTGGGCGCGTAGAATGTCACGCGCAATCGTCAGGCCGAGACCGTGCCCACCGGTGTCGCGGGAACGGGACGCCTCGAGGCGCTCGAAGGGGCTGAACACGCGTTGTAGGTCCTGCGGTGGAATTCCGGGTCCGTCGTCATCGATATGAATGCGGGCGATGGATCCGTCCAATTCACCGCTGACGTGAACCTTCTCGCCGTATCTCTGGGCATTTTCGATGAGGTTGCGAACGGCGCGGCGCACCGGTAGCTCCCGCAGTGGTGTCGTGACGACCGGCATGCTGCCGAGTGTCACCGGGCTCGCGGTCGTGTTGAGCTCTTCTGCGAGGCGGGCGACCAGCGCGAAGGGGTCGGACGAACGCTTGTCACCTGTTTCGCTGAGCCCCCGAGCATAGGCCAGGGTCGTCTCGGTCATCTCCTGCATTTCATCGAGAATGCGTGTGATCCGCTCGCGCAGCTGATCCTCATCGACGAATTCGGCTTGCAGCCTGAGGGCCGTGATCGGGCTTCGCAGATCGTGGCCAAGCGCTGCCAGAATGCGGGTCCGCTCGTGGACTGCGTTCACAAGGCGTGCATGCAGACTGTGGAGTGCCTTCGCCAGGACCTTCACTTCGCTTGGACCGGTTTCGATGCGCTCCGGTGGGCCCCGGTCCAGATCCAGGGCGTCTGCCGTGCCGGCAAGCTGCCGCAAGGGAAGGGTGATGCGTGCCACCAGGAAACGCATGACGATCCAGACGGCGAGGGCAGAGAGGATCGCGCCGAGCAAAAGCCGCGGCGGCATGAATGCGCCGGGCCGCTCCAGGGAGGCCTCGATGTTAAGCCATTGACCGTCCGACGTCGGAAGAGACAAGCGCAGGATTGCTGGTATGAGGCCAATCCGTCGCGCGAACGCCGCCACGGGTTCATAGCCTGGATGCTCGACCGAACCGCCACGCGCTCCCAGCTCCATGCGCGCGTCTTCATCTGATGTCCCAGCGACGACGGTTGGCGTGTCGCTCAGCCGGAATATCACGCGTTCAGATCCGGCGGCCGAAAGAACGTCGTTCCTCGCCGGTTCAGGGATCGTCGGCAGGAGACCGACCAGGCGTTGACCCTGCCTTACAATATCCGCCCTTTGCTCCTCCACATGGGAGAGGCCCCGCTCGGCACCGAACAAGGCGAGGAACAGGATCTGGGTAAAGATCAGCGCGGCAAGGGTGGTCAGTCCGATCTGGGCGCTGAGATCCCTGGGCCATCCAACTCTCATGGCAAGACTGCCACGTCACAGGCGAGGCTGTAGCCTCCCGCCCGTATCGTTGTGATGATCGTCGGGTGTCCCGGATCGGGCTCGATCTTGCGACGCAGCCGGCTGATCTGGTTGTCGATCGCCCGATCAAAGACGTCTGGGGCCCGACTCTCGGTCAGATCCATCAACTGATCTCGGGACAGGACAAACCGGGGGCGTTCGAGGAAGACGATGAGAAGACGGAACTCCGTCGAGCTCAACGATATCTGCTTTTCGTCCTCGTCACGTGTCAGCTCCCGCGTATCCGTGTTCAGTGTCCATCCGGAAAAGGAAAGGCGTCGGCCGGAAAGGCTGCCGGCGAGGCTGGTCGTTCGACCGGTCCGCCGCAAGATGGCCTTGACCCTTGCCAGCAATTCTCTCGGGCTGAAGGGTTTCGGCAGGTAGTCGTCAGCTCCGACCTCAAGGCCGACAATGCGATCCGTCTCTTCGGCCAAGGCACTGAGCATCAGGATCGGTGGCCCACCTGCGCTGCTCAGCCGACGTGCGATCGAAAGGCCGTCTTCACCCGGCATCATGACGTCCAGGATCACGAGATCGAAGCGTCCGCCATGCAGGCACTTGTCCATCTCGGTTGCGTCGCGCGCAGCCGTGGTCCGGAAACCGTTCTTCTCAAGGTAACGGACCAGTCCGTCGCGGATGTCGCGATGGTCGTCGACGATCAGGATATGTGGACTTGGGTCGCTTGAGGTCATGGCACGTTTCTAGCGCATGATGGGGACCGTGTTCCACTCCTCCTTTGTCACGCCGGGTGTCAGTCCGCCGATCTGCGACAAACCGTTACAAAAGGGACCGCAGACGGCATCATCGTGCGACATGCATCCGTCATCACATGTCCATCGCAGTCGAGGCGGGGTGAAACAAACTTCGCCGCTCAAGACGCGCAAACAAGATCCGATGAAGAGGAACGCAAAATGCATAGTCTCAAGAAAACTCTGATCGCTGCCATGGCTCTGGCTGCTTCCGCCGCACCCCTGATGGCTCAGCAGCAGGGCAATCCTGGCGCCCACTTCCTAGAGAACTGGGATCTCAACGGAAATGGCGAAGCCACCCTTTCCGAATTGCAGTCCAAGCGCGGCGACGTCTTCCTCACCTTCGATTCCAACGAGGACGGGTTTATCGATGCCGATGAATACGTGTATTTCGACGAGGCGCGCGCCAACGACATGAAGGCCAATGCCGGCGGACATGGTGGGCATGGTGGCAGAGCCGACCGGGCGTCCCAGGGAATGACACTTCAGAACAACGACGCCGACCAGGACGGCAAGGTGTCGCGGGACGAATTCCTCGGGGGTGTCGTCGCCTGGATGGGCATGCTGGACCGGAACACAGACGGCGTCGTGACCACGGCTGATTTCGGTCGATAAAAGCCAGGCTTGCGTGGCTTTGTCGAATCTTTCCTCACCAGACATCCGCTTGGATGTCTGGTGAGGCTCGCAAACGCACGATATCGAACAACAAAAATATAGGTCTTTTTATATGTGTCTTGTTGCAGCCTAATCGCTGAGGCATCTTTACCGGTTGGGAAGATCGGGACGAAGGTCTTGAAGTCAACATCCCATTCAAAGATCGGCAGGAACGGGTGACCTGCAATATCAGCCACTGATGAAAAAAAGCCTCCCGATCGATCTGAACCTGTCCGAGCCAAAATTACCTCGACAGCGCAGCTGGTTTCGCAAGTGGTAACTGCTGGTGCTGCTGGTCCCAGTCTTCATGTTCTCAGGTGCTGTGCTGGGAATGTCTTTTCAGCTGACGGGATGGCAGAAGTTTCACGCGCTGGCGGGCTTCGACGCCGTCGCAATTCACGTCAAGCAAGGCCATGTCGACGAGTTTCTCGATGCTTTCCGGATCAACTATGAAGGAACCCGCCGCGAACCGGGAAACCTTCGCCTTGACGTGCTACGCAGCCCCGAGGATGACCACCGCAAGACCGCGCATTACTTGGAATGCGTCCGCCACATTGATCCCATCATCACAGGCCCGCGGACGAAAACCTTCTACAATGTGGAGATGGCCGATTTTGCGACGGACTGTCCCATTCAGTTGGCGCGGCCTTGCATATCGGATGGCAAGTCGTGCCGTGGACGAGTAAGTTTCGGACGGACATAGTGTATGTCCGCCCGTTTTGCTTAAGTCTGCTTCAGACGGATCTGATGGCACCACCATCCACGCGGATCTTGCTTCCCGTAACATAGGAGGCTGGCTCGGAGGCCAGGAAGATGGCAACGGCGGCAAATTCCTCCGGCCGGCCATAGCGTCCCGCCGGAATGCCGGCTGCGGATTCGGCGGCGACCTCCTCGACACTCTTGGCTGAGCGGCTGGCTGCGGCTGCGTCGAGTTCGTCCACCCTTTGTGTGTGAATGCGCCCCGGAAGAATCACGTTTACAGTCACGCCTTCCGCGGCCACTTCCGCAGCGAGTGTTTTCGACCAGCCGATCAGGGCCGAGCGAATGCCATTGGACAGCGCCAGCCGTGCGATCGGCTGCTCTACGCCAGAGGAGGCGATCGATATGATCCGACCCCAGCGCTTTTCCCGCATGCCAGGCAGAAGACTGGTGGTCAGATGGAAGATGTTGGCGGCCATCGTCTCGAAATGATTGAGCCAGTCCGTCCGTTTCGCATCGACGGCTGCGGCCGGTGGCGGGCCGCCAGAATTGTTGACGAGGATGTCGACACCCCCATCTGCTACGAGCGACTGGACGGCCTTATTCACGCTGTCGATATCGGAGAGGTCGAGCTGGAGCGGGATGACGGTACCTGACGTTGGTGCGAGCTCGGAAGCCCATGCCGAGATGGCCGAGGTGTTGCGGGCGGCGGCATGGACCGTCACCCCTTCTTCCGCGAGCCCTCGCGCGATCGCGGCACCCAGTCCACGGCTTGC
Encoded here:
- a CDS encoding NAD(P)/FAD-dependent oxidoreductase codes for the protein MKLTRRTLIGSGLTAAALLAAPSVFGQAKPKIVIIGGGAGGATAARYLAKDGAGALDVTLVEANPVYTTCFFSNLYLGGFREFESLQHGYDKIAAGGVTVINDLATGVDRNARTVTLAGGQTLAYDRLILSPGIDFKDGSVPGWSVEAAEKMPHAYKAGPQTQLLKSMVEAMPAGGVFAMIAPPNPYRCPPGPYERISMIAHLLKQKNPTAKIMVLDPKDKYSKQALFEEGWAKHYDGMIDWIGPDFGGGAVEVRPDSMEIVVDGTVEKIDACNVIPGQIAGKIAQIAAVTDDKGWAPVHPENMKSKMDDNVYVLGDSSAQGDMPKSGFSANSQAKVAAMSIRGELLGSKVFPAKYSNTCWSLIAPDDGVKVGASYQPTPEKIASVESFISQTGEDAALRKATYEESLGWYEGITTDMFG
- a CDS encoding MBL fold metallo-hydrolase, giving the protein MMLLRRRFLAGMGAFGAAALLGPQRVWASAQIAFGDVRIDTLSDGNLMLPADFILGGMPEAELKVVVEAFGLSRDQLTPPCNVTLLRDGTHTVLFDVGAGPDFQPSAGKLAEALNLLNVPAEDVTHVVFTHAHPDHLWGVLDDFDEPVFANAAHLIGRAEFDYWTDPDTVTSIDPARTTFAVGAARRLSAMADSLTLLEDGGDVLPGVVAHLTPGHTPGHMSFRVGEGQDAVMVVGDAIGNHHVAFVHPEWKSGSDQDAEMAARTRVTLLDDMARDKTAIIGFHLPDGGIGHVEREATGYRFVTGV
- a CDS encoding YeeE/YedE family protein, which encodes MDFAPLLDLLDEAALGALLGALTGAIFGFSAQRSSFCLRAATVEVARREVGPRMAVWLLTFSTAVVWVQAAILAGLFDPSASRVMSITGSWSGAVIGGLMFGIGMVLARGCSGRLLVLASTGNLRSLISGLIFAVVAQMALHGWLAPARSYLAAFWTTPAGQNVDLLAMIGAPAGSGLILGLVTAAFAVFLAIRRQIGWTKLFFAAGVGFAVAVGWIFTFSLAQSAFEPVTVNSLTFSGPSASTLMFLLTEDHALDFEIGLIPGVVFGAFLSALLSRQLKFEGFTHETQMRRSMLGAVLMGFGAMLAGGCAIGAGVTGGSVFAATAWLALFCMWVGAVLTDFLIDQSNASADVVHGLAQTPVTNR
- a CDS encoding sensor histidine kinase — protein: MRVGWPRDLSAQIGLTTLAALIFTQILFLALFGAERGLSHVEEQRADIVRQGQRLVGLLPTIPEPARNDVLSAAGSERVIFRLSDTPTVVAGTSDEDARMELGARGGSVEHPGYEPVAAFARRIGLIPAILRLSLPTSDGQWLNIEASLERPGAFMPPRLLLGAILSALAVWIVMRFLVARITLPLRQLAGTADALDLDRGPPERIETGPSEVKVLAKALHSLHARLVNAVHERTRILAALGHDLRSPITALRLQAEFVDEDQLRERITRILDEMQEMTETTLAYARGLSETGDKRSSDPFALVARLAEELNTTASPVTLGSMPVVTTPLRELPVRRAVRNLIENAQRYGEKVHVSGELDGSIARIHIDDDGPGIPPQDLQRVFSPFERLEASRSRDTGGHGLGLTIARDILRAQGGDVTLLNRAEGGLRATVILPIADGSENP
- a CDS encoding response regulator, whose protein sequence is MTSSDPSPHILIVDDHRDIRDGLVRYLEKNGFRTTAARDATEMDKCLHGGRFDLVILDVMMPGEDGLSIARRLSSAGGPPILMLSALAEETDRIVGLEVGADDYLPKPFSPRELLARVKAILRRTGRTTSLAGSLSGRRLSFSGWTLNTDTRELTRDEDEKQISLSSTEFRLLIVFLERPRFVLSRDQLMDLTESRAPDVFDRAIDNQISRLRRKIEPDPGHPTIITTIRAGGYSLACDVAVLP
- a CDS encoding calcium-binding protein, with the protein product MHSLKKTLIAAMALAASAAPLMAQQQGNPGAHFLENWDLNGNGEATLSELQSKRGDVFLTFDSNEDGFIDADEYVYFDEARANDMKANAGGHGGHGGRADRASQGMTLQNNDADQDGKVSRDEFLGGVVAWMGMLDRNTDGVVTTADFGR
- a CDS encoding SDR family oxidoreductase codes for the protein MELGLKSKTALVLGASRGLGAAIARGLAEEGVTVHAAARNTSAISAWASELAPTSGTVIPLQLDLSDIDSVNKAVQSLVADGGVDILVNNSGGPPPAAAVDAKRTDWLNHFETMAANIFHLTTSLLPGMREKRWGRIISIASSGVEQPIARLALSNGIRSALIGWSKTLAAEVAAEGVTVNVILPGRIHTQRVDELDAAAASRSAKSVEEVAAESAAGIPAGRYGRPEEFAAVAIFLASEPASYVTGSKIRVDGGAIRSV